The proteins below are encoded in one region of Amycolatopsis acidiphila:
- a CDS encoding UbiD family decarboxylase: MTGTDLREWLGQASEAGELQPVEGASWDLEVGALSQVNYRRPVPKALLFDSIKDYQRGLRVLSGSVSNPRLLGSVLGLGWDCTDDTLMEALAVKPGEWVSRAAEFRAQEVPDGPLLSTVVSKPDVNLLDFPVPRWHEGDGGRYIGTGCAVVTRDYDTGRINLGAYRMQVQDDGASASVNIEAGKQGAQHLRRWFEAEGRAPIAASLGHHPAFLVAAGIEVPGDVSEYDYVGAILGEPVRTVAGQVTGLPLPHDAELAIEGWVRPDNVRPEGPFGEWTGYYSGSREPILTIDIERVYYRENPILLGAPPGKPPHDYSYMRTVMKSAIITDGLRKAGLPGLRGVWAHEAGGGRSLLIVSIEQRYPGHARQAAYLAAQFPNSAYMNRFTVVVDSDVNPRDLGEVMWAMCGRCDPQVDIEVMKRTWGSRVDPLTLPGALAFNSRAVIDACRPFEMLGDFPEVAESSEELVAAVSRRWPEVSG; encoded by the coding sequence GTGACCGGAACGGACCTGCGCGAATGGCTCGGACAGGCGTCGGAGGCCGGTGAGCTGCAACCGGTCGAAGGGGCCTCCTGGGACCTGGAGGTGGGCGCGCTCTCACAGGTCAACTACCGGCGCCCGGTGCCGAAGGCCCTGCTGTTCGACTCGATCAAGGACTACCAGCGCGGGCTGCGGGTGCTCAGCGGCAGCGTGAGCAACCCGCGGCTGCTGGGCTCGGTGCTCGGCCTCGGCTGGGACTGCACCGACGACACGCTGATGGAGGCGCTGGCCGTCAAGCCCGGCGAGTGGGTGTCCAGAGCCGCCGAGTTCCGGGCGCAGGAGGTGCCCGACGGGCCGCTACTGTCCACTGTGGTCAGCAAGCCGGACGTGAACCTGCTCGACTTCCCGGTGCCGCGCTGGCACGAGGGCGACGGCGGGCGCTACATCGGCACCGGCTGTGCCGTCGTCACCCGGGACTACGACACCGGGCGGATCAACCTCGGCGCGTACCGGATGCAGGTCCAGGACGACGGCGCGTCGGCGAGCGTGAACATCGAGGCAGGCAAGCAGGGCGCGCAGCACCTGCGCCGCTGGTTCGAGGCCGAGGGCCGCGCGCCCATCGCGGCGTCGCTCGGGCACCATCCGGCGTTCCTCGTCGCCGCGGGCATCGAGGTGCCCGGTGACGTGTCCGAGTACGACTACGTCGGCGCGATCCTCGGCGAGCCGGTACGCACCGTCGCGGGGCAGGTCACCGGCCTGCCCCTGCCGCACGACGCGGAACTGGCGATCGAGGGCTGGGTGCGGCCGGACAACGTGCGGCCCGAGGGCCCGTTCGGCGAATGGACCGGCTACTACTCCGGGTCCCGGGAGCCGATCCTGACGATCGACATCGAGCGGGTGTACTACCGCGAGAACCCGATCCTGCTCGGCGCGCCGCCCGGCAAGCCGCCGCACGACTACTCCTACATGCGCACGGTGATGAAGTCCGCGATCATCACCGACGGCCTGCGCAAGGCGGGGCTGCCCGGGCTGCGCGGGGTGTGGGCGCATGAGGCGGGCGGGGGCCGGTCGCTGCTGATCGTCTCGATCGAGCAGCGCTACCCCGGGCACGCGCGGCAGGCCGCGTACCTGGCCGCGCAGTTCCCGAACTCGGCGTACATGAACCGGTTCACGGTGGTCGTCGACAGCGACGTCAACCCGCGCGACCTCGGTGAGGTCATGTGGGCGATGTGCGGCCGCTGCGACCCGCAGGTCGACATCGAGGTGATGAAGCGGACCTGGGGCAGCCGGGTGGACCCGCTGACCCTGCCCGGCGCGCTCGCGTTCAACAGCCGCGCGGTGATCGACGCGTGCCGCCCGTTCGAGATGCTCGGCGACTTCCCCGAGGTGGCCGAGTCCAGCGAGGAGCTCGTCGCGGCGGTGAGCCGCCGCTGGCCCGAGGTGTCCGGCTAG
- a CDS encoding ABC transporter substrate-binding protein — protein MNLKKTAATALAAGLALALTACGGGAGGKVAADSSGLLPVKIGYTAPGAGYSDLYVAADQGIFAKHGLKVELVRLNDSSQLVAGLASNSVQIGVGVAQDTAAAIMKGADLRYVAMSEPHYNLEMWASPENKSVKDLKGKKVAITSPGSQSDFGLTDLLEANGMKRSDVTAVFVKSVTAEVSALESGAVSAILTQPPNGTESREKGAVRLADLSNLDFPLGSYTVQTKYLQNNREVLQKFYAAEAESLQYLRGHETETETAIKKYTGVNSDDLAKYAYDFFLKVWAQTPVVDGRLIKQAFDEAAQNAKSTPPADVSKYIDNTLAGAS, from the coding sequence ATGAACCTGAAGAAAACAGCGGCAACGGCGCTGGCCGCGGGACTCGCTCTCGCGCTGACGGCGTGTGGCGGCGGAGCAGGCGGCAAGGTCGCCGCCGACTCCAGCGGCCTGTTGCCGGTCAAGATCGGCTACACCGCGCCCGGCGCGGGCTACTCCGACCTGTACGTCGCCGCGGACCAGGGAATCTTCGCCAAGCACGGCCTCAAGGTCGAGCTGGTCCGGCTCAACGACAGCTCGCAGCTCGTCGCGGGCCTGGCCAGCAACAGCGTGCAGATCGGCGTCGGCGTCGCGCAGGACACCGCGGCGGCGATCATGAAGGGCGCGGACCTGCGCTACGTCGCGATGTCCGAGCCGCACTACAACCTCGAGATGTGGGCGAGCCCGGAGAACAAGTCCGTCAAGGACCTCAAGGGCAAGAAGGTCGCGATCACCTCGCCCGGCTCGCAGAGCGACTTCGGGCTGACCGACCTGCTCGAGGCGAACGGCATGAAGCGCTCCGACGTCACCGCGGTGTTCGTCAAGAGCGTGACCGCCGAGGTCTCGGCGCTGGAAAGCGGTGCGGTGTCGGCGATCCTCACCCAGCCGCCGAACGGCACCGAGAGCCGCGAGAAGGGCGCGGTCCGACTGGCCGATCTGTCCAATCTGGACTTCCCACTCGGCTCGTACACCGTGCAGACGAAGTACCTGCAGAACAACCGTGAGGTGCTGCAGAAGTTCTACGCGGCCGAAGCGGAGTCGCTGCAGTACCTGCGCGGCCACGAGACCGAGACCGAGACCGCGATCAAGAAGTACACCGGCGTGAACTCCGACGACCTCGCCAAGTACGCCTACGACTTCTTCCTCAAGGTGTGGGCGCAGACCCCGGTGGTGGACGGCAGGCTCATCAAGCAGGCGTTCGACGAGGCGGCGCAGAACGCGAAGAGCACCCCGCCCGCCGACGTCTCGAAGTACATCGACAACACCCTGGCGGGGGCGTCGTGA
- a CDS encoding ABC transporter permease, which yields MTTTSAPRTVNPPLPQTRSMLPGWARRHSSPLLGVAGVVVVLILWQICSATGLVDVTFSSNPLRIADAEVKLFGSGEIFPALGATGYELLLGLIITFVAGIPIGLVLGRSKILHDMTEPIVNVLYSVPYVMFLPIIIFWFGINNTSRVLVIVWAGILPLIINITAGVRNLDSDYTRVATVFCTPRLKFFYTVALPATLPYILAGIRLAVGRALVGAIVAELFLASQGLGYFVQTKTSNFDMDSAMAGIVILAAVALLLNWGVRLIERRFTHWAGAQ from the coding sequence ATGACGACGACGTCAGCACCGCGGACGGTGAACCCGCCACTGCCGCAGACCCGCTCGATGCTGCCCGGCTGGGCGCGCCGGCACAGTAGCCCGCTCCTCGGCGTCGCCGGGGTGGTCGTCGTGCTGATCCTCTGGCAGATCTGCTCGGCCACCGGCCTGGTCGACGTGACCTTCAGCAGCAACCCGCTGCGCATCGCCGACGCCGAGGTCAAGCTGTTCGGCTCGGGCGAGATCTTCCCCGCGCTCGGCGCCACCGGCTACGAGCTGTTGCTGGGCCTGATCATCACGTTCGTCGCCGGCATCCCGATCGGCCTGGTCCTGGGCCGCAGCAAGATTCTGCACGACATGACCGAGCCGATCGTCAACGTGCTCTACTCGGTGCCCTACGTGATGTTCCTGCCGATCATCATCTTCTGGTTCGGCATCAACAACACCTCGCGGGTGCTCGTGATCGTCTGGGCCGGCATCCTGCCGCTGATCATCAACATCACCGCGGGCGTGCGGAACCTCGACAGCGACTACACCCGCGTGGCCACGGTGTTCTGCACGCCGCGGCTCAAGTTCTTCTACACCGTCGCGCTGCCGGCGACACTGCCGTACATCCTCGCCGGCATCCGCCTGGCCGTCGGGCGCGCGCTCGTCGGTGCCATCGTCGCCGAGCTGTTCCTGGCCAGCCAGGGCCTCGGCTATTTCGTGCAGACCAAGACGTCGAACTTCGACATGGACTCGGCCATGGCCGGGATCGTCATCCTCGCCGCCGTCGCACTGCTGCTCAACTGGGGCGTGCGGCTGATCGAGCGGCGCTTCACCCACTGGGCAGGTGCGCAATGA
- a CDS encoding ABC transporter ATP-binding protein has translation MPSPDICLEARQLRLGHRARRGGGFTLACDNLDISIAEHEFVVIVGPSGCGKTTFLEAVAGLVPVADGALELHGRPIDGPGPERSLVFQHASLFPWRTVLANVQFGPQVQGRLDATARERAKELLDMAGLAHVADKYPHELSGGMRQRVNLARALATDPALLLLDEPFGALDAQTRENLQEELLRIWQADGVGNGKTALFVTHDVNEAVLLADRVLVFSPSPARIALEITIDAPRPREAAWRRSAEFLAYGDQILDALHPSRDTARNDDDDVSTADGEPATAADPLDAARLGAPAQ, from the coding sequence ATGCCTTCACCTGACATCTGCCTGGAAGCGCGCCAGCTGAGGCTGGGCCACCGGGCCCGCCGCGGCGGAGGGTTCACCCTCGCCTGCGACAACCTCGACATCAGCATCGCCGAGCACGAGTTCGTCGTCATCGTCGGACCCAGTGGCTGTGGCAAGACGACCTTCCTCGAAGCGGTCGCCGGACTGGTGCCCGTCGCGGACGGTGCGCTGGAGCTGCACGGCCGCCCGATCGACGGCCCCGGGCCCGAAAGGTCGCTGGTCTTCCAGCATGCCTCGCTCTTCCCGTGGCGCACCGTGCTCGCGAACGTCCAGTTCGGGCCGCAGGTCCAGGGGCGCCTGGACGCTACCGCCCGCGAGCGGGCCAAGGAACTGCTCGACATGGCGGGGCTGGCGCACGTGGCGGACAAGTACCCGCACGAGCTGTCCGGCGGCATGCGCCAGCGGGTCAACCTCGCCCGCGCGCTGGCCACCGACCCCGCACTGCTCCTGCTCGACGAGCCCTTCGGCGCACTCGACGCGCAGACCCGCGAGAACCTGCAGGAGGAGCTGCTGCGGATCTGGCAGGCCGACGGCGTCGGCAACGGCAAGACCGCGCTGTTCGTGACCCACGACGTGAACGAGGCCGTCCTGCTGGCCGACCGCGTGCTCGTCTTCTCCCCCTCCCCAGCACGTATCGCGCTCGAGATCACCATCGACGCCCCCCGCCCGCGCGAAGCGGCCTGGCGCCGCAGTGCCGAGTTCCTGGCCTACGGCGACCAGATCCTCGACGCCCTCCACCCTTCCCGAGACACTGCGAGGAACGATGACGACGACGTCAGCACCGCGGACGGTGAACCCGCCACTGCCGCAGACCCGCTCGATGCTGCCCGGCTGGGCGCGCCGGCACAGTAG
- a CDS encoding MFS transporter: MRLSYVRELDEYPTGLRRMRILTMAVLAILIGSYEAQIAPVVPLLLKDLHMSLATYGTVSAVATIAGALASAAGGRLTDHYGRVRLLVPLMLLTGVLCFIMTLVHSPGQLLLARIALSIVDGMAMAGTAPLVRDFSPRMGRAQSFGFWTWGPVGANFLAAAVAGLTLPLFDDSWRSQFVIMGVFSLVISVVIIFNIADLSPELRDRIRQTEHHEGVEAAMARPPRLRNLLAHRHIWAHVVGISLWLVLYMTLTLYGQTMISQAFHLSASKASTIMSVFWVLNLVTLIVIGRVSDRLQLRKPISVAGTIAALIIAGYLVTLVSRGTAGTVHLMITGALLGGALGVAYGPWMANYSEDAEDVDPRLQGTAWGIYGFLAKAVAVVALFVIPRVVEAGGWGTWLMVATVCLALFIPAALMFHGRWRRPAVKPSVPSTAAART; this comes from the coding sequence ATGAGGCTCTCCTACGTTCGCGAACTCGACGAGTATCCGACCGGGCTCCGCCGGATGCGCATTCTCACGATGGCCGTCCTGGCCATCCTGATCGGGTCCTACGAGGCGCAGATCGCGCCCGTCGTCCCGTTGCTGCTCAAGGATCTGCACATGTCCCTGGCCACGTACGGCACCGTCTCGGCCGTGGCGACCATCGCGGGCGCACTGGCCTCCGCGGCAGGCGGCCGGCTGACCGACCACTACGGCCGGGTCCGCCTGCTCGTGCCGTTGATGCTGCTCACCGGCGTGCTGTGCTTCATCATGACGCTCGTGCACAGCCCCGGCCAGCTGCTGCTCGCCAGGATCGCACTATCCATTGTGGACGGTATGGCGATGGCGGGCACCGCCCCGCTGGTCCGCGACTTCTCGCCCCGGATGGGCCGGGCGCAGAGCTTCGGCTTCTGGACCTGGGGCCCCGTCGGCGCGAACTTCCTCGCCGCGGCCGTCGCCGGGCTCACGCTGCCCCTCTTCGACGACTCCTGGCGCTCCCAGTTCGTCATCATGGGAGTATTTTCACTCGTCATCTCCGTCGTGATCATCTTCAACATCGCCGACCTCTCGCCGGAGCTGCGCGACCGCATCCGCCAGACCGAGCACCACGAGGGCGTGGAGGCCGCCATGGCCCGCCCGCCACGGCTGCGGAACCTGCTGGCACACCGGCACATCTGGGCGCACGTCGTGGGCATCTCGCTCTGGCTGGTGCTGTACATGACCCTGACGCTCTACGGCCAGACCATGATCAGCCAGGCCTTCCACCTGAGTGCGTCCAAGGCCTCCACCATCATGTCCGTGTTCTGGGTGCTGAACCTGGTCACCCTGATCGTGATCGGCCGCGTCTCCGACCGGCTGCAGCTGCGCAAGCCGATCTCCGTCGCGGGCACGATCGCGGCCCTGATCATCGCGGGCTACCTGGTGACCCTCGTCAGCCGGGGCACCGCGGGCACCGTGCACCTGATGATCACCGGCGCCCTGCTCGGCGGCGCGCTGGGTGTGGCCTACGGCCCGTGGATGGCGAACTACTCCGAGGACGCCGAGGACGTCGACCCCCGCCTGCAGGGCACCGCGTGGGGCATCTACGGCTTCCTCGCCAAGGCCGTCGCCGTGGTCGCGCTGTTCGTGATCCCGCGGGTGGTCGAGGCGGGCGGCTGGGGCACCTGGCTGATGGTCGCGACCGTCTGCCTCGCCCTGTTCATCCCGGCGGCGCTGATGTTCCACGGCCGCTGGCGGCGCCCCGCCGTCAAGCCGAGCGTGCCGAGCACCGCGGCGGCGAGAACCTAA
- a CDS encoding acyl-CoA thioesterase domain-containing protein — protein sequence MASPAYFTPSGGRFAPAPHARSWWAPTMLHGRLLGGLLARTLEAEHGAPGLRFGRLTVDLFRSAPLEPVEVTTVRIRDGHRIRVAEATASSAIGLIARATAVQLRAGEQPPGRVPATPDWDAPDPLTLPPAKPGSMPQRWRFNEGDTRRIWLREPIALVDGEELSPFVRAALAADMASPLAHGSDGDLEFINADYTLYLSRPPVGEHIGLQSGGHTSDEGVAVGLCTVYDRLGPVGYSATAAVANPGVRPPRRPRAAEQAAG from the coding sequence TTGGCGTCACCGGCCTACTTCACCCCCTCCGGCGGCCGGTTCGCGCCGGCGCCGCACGCCCGGAGCTGGTGGGCGCCGACGATGCTGCACGGCAGGCTGCTCGGCGGCCTGCTCGCCCGCACCCTGGAGGCCGAGCACGGCGCGCCGGGCCTGCGGTTCGGGCGGCTGACGGTGGACCTGTTCCGCAGCGCACCGCTCGAACCCGTCGAGGTCACCACCGTCCGGATCCGCGACGGGCACCGGATCCGGGTCGCCGAGGCCACGGCGAGCTCGGCGATCGGGCTCATCGCCAGGGCCACCGCGGTACAGCTGCGCGCGGGCGAGCAGCCGCCGGGGCGCGTACCGGCCACGCCGGACTGGGACGCGCCGGACCCGCTCACCCTGCCCCCCGCGAAGCCGGGTTCGATGCCGCAACGCTGGCGGTTCAACGAAGGCGACACACGGCGGATCTGGTTGCGTGAGCCGATCGCCCTGGTCGACGGCGAGGAGCTTTCGCCGTTCGTGCGGGCGGCGCTGGCCGCCGACATGGCGAGCCCGCTGGCCCACGGCAGCGACGGGGACCTGGAGTTCATCAACGCCGACTACACGCTGTACCTGAGCCGGCCGCCGGTCGGCGAGCACATCGGGCTGCAGTCGGGCGGGCACACCAGCGACGAGGGCGTGGCGGTCGGGCTCTGCACGGTGTACGACCGGCTCGGCCCGGTCGGTTACAGCGCGACAGCCGCGGTGGCCAACCCGGGGGTCAGGCCACCGCGGCGGCCGCGGGCGGCTGAACAGGCGGCGGGTTAG
- a CDS encoding TetR/AcrR family transcriptional regulator yields MARKTGTTSTGNAWQWSRTTETRRVLLNAAREVFSERGFAEASVAEVVKRADSSVGSLYHHFGGKTELYLALWEDHQASHEHHATASVAKARAEGVEDALDLLIVGARAFLEGSWQRRDLVRVFLDGDGPPGFELMRRTRNREWVRQNAVLLGAGSDPVDRLTVSVITTIIGEAGREIANCPTKRKANTIADAAETLIRRLDPVHRPESE; encoded by the coding sequence ATGGCACGCAAGACGGGAACGACGAGCACCGGGAACGCCTGGCAGTGGAGCCGCACCACGGAGACCCGCCGGGTGCTGCTGAACGCCGCCCGCGAGGTGTTCAGCGAGCGCGGCTTCGCCGAGGCGAGCGTCGCGGAGGTGGTCAAGCGGGCCGACTCCAGCGTCGGCAGCCTCTACCACCACTTCGGCGGTAAGACCGAGCTGTACCTGGCACTGTGGGAGGACCACCAGGCCAGCCACGAGCACCACGCGACGGCGTCCGTGGCCAAGGCCCGCGCCGAGGGTGTGGAGGACGCGCTCGACCTGCTCATCGTCGGCGCCCGCGCGTTCCTCGAAGGGTCCTGGCAGCGCCGTGACCTGGTCCGGGTGTTCCTCGACGGGGACGGTCCGCCCGGGTTCGAGCTGATGCGCCGCACCCGCAACCGCGAGTGGGTCCGGCAGAACGCCGTGCTGCTGGGCGCGGGCTCGGACCCGGTGGACAGGTTGACGGTCTCGGTGATCACCACGATCATCGGCGAGGCGGGCCGCGAGATCGCGAACTGCCCGACCAAGCGCAAGGCGAACACGATCGCCGACGCGGCCGAGACGCTGATCCGCAGGCTCGACCCCGTGCACCGCCCCGAGTCCGAATAG
- a CDS encoding acetate--CoA ligase family protein, which yields MTNFSVSARESTSSLRALFNPGSIALVGATDKSGWSRNTFDNLQAHGFTGPVHLVNPRTEIVHGRRAHRSLSEIGQPVDLAYVMVPTPVVLPVLREGARLGIRSYVVLTAGFGETGAEGRLREQEVLDFARENELTVLGPNGNGYINAAARITPYGLPILSAPARGSVGVVLQSGALASSILAFAQARNVGISLLTAMGNEAMISVTDVMEYLIDDPATKVIALFLESVRRPGEFAAAARRAAAAGKPVVALKIGASQLASRTAQAHTGALVGDDSVIDAAFRQLGVIRVRSLEDLIITSGLLAGTPPLPGRRVGVVTPSGGASEIIADRAEQEGLVLPEYAPETVARLKEILPEFATVQNPLDVTGYVVVDRTLLSRALAIVAEDPGIDEVMLLSDLPRGVPADPELALSVYHTSSRLIQESPRPVVVVSNVLVDVSDFGRKVQEETGYPYVAGGIEHGVGALGAAVRWAEQAREVSSRAPAPVTAVPELPAGPTGTWVEHEAAAFLARNGIPVVPAELADDEDTAVEAADRFGYPVVLKAVADGLGHKSDIGGVRLGLASEQDVRQAHREITASLRAMDAKGIGTLVQPQRSGGVELLVGVVRDAAWGPVLAVGLGGIWVEVLRDAAQRLLPVSTADVRSALGELRGAVVLRGSRGHEPADLDSVAEVVARVGELALALGDQLESLEINPLLVRGSRVEALDALITWR from the coding sequence ATGACGAACTTCTCGGTCAGCGCAAGGGAAAGCACGAGCTCACTGCGGGCGTTGTTCAACCCCGGTTCGATCGCGCTGGTGGGTGCGACCGACAAGTCCGGCTGGTCCCGCAACACCTTCGACAACCTGCAGGCCCACGGTTTCACCGGGCCCGTGCACCTGGTCAACCCGCGCACCGAGATCGTGCACGGCCGGCGGGCGCACCGGAGCCTGAGCGAGATCGGGCAGCCCGTCGACCTCGCCTACGTCATGGTCCCCACGCCGGTCGTGCTGCCGGTGCTGCGGGAGGGCGCGCGGCTGGGCATCCGCAGCTACGTCGTGCTCACCGCCGGTTTCGGCGAGACCGGGGCCGAGGGCCGGCTGCGCGAGCAGGAGGTGCTGGACTTCGCGCGCGAGAACGAGCTGACCGTGCTGGGGCCCAACGGGAACGGCTACATCAACGCCGCCGCGCGGATCACCCCGTACGGGCTGCCGATCCTGAGCGCACCCGCCCGCGGCTCGGTCGGCGTCGTGCTGCAGAGCGGCGCGCTGGCCAGCTCGATCCTCGCCTTCGCGCAGGCGCGCAACGTCGGGATCAGCCTGCTCACCGCGATGGGCAACGAGGCGATGATCTCGGTCACCGACGTCATGGAGTACCTGATCGACGACCCGGCGACCAAGGTCATCGCGTTGTTCCTGGAGTCGGTCCGCCGTCCCGGCGAGTTCGCGGCGGCGGCCCGCCGTGCCGCCGCGGCGGGCAAACCTGTCGTCGCGCTCAAGATCGGCGCCAGCCAACTCGCGTCGCGCACCGCGCAGGCGCACACCGGCGCGCTGGTCGGCGACGACAGCGTGATCGACGCCGCGTTCCGGCAGCTGGGCGTGATCCGCGTGCGGTCGCTGGAGGATCTGATCATCACCTCCGGCCTGCTCGCCGGCACCCCGCCCCTGCCGGGGCGCCGGGTCGGCGTCGTGACCCCCTCCGGTGGCGCGTCGGAGATCATCGCCGACCGGGCCGAGCAGGAGGGACTGGTCCTGCCGGAGTACGCGCCGGAGACGGTGGCGCGGCTGAAGGAGATCCTGCCGGAGTTCGCGACCGTGCAGAACCCGCTCGACGTGACCGGCTACGTGGTGGTAGACCGGACGCTGCTGAGCCGCGCGCTCGCGATCGTGGCCGAGGACCCCGGGATCGACGAGGTCATGCTGCTGTCCGACCTGCCGCGCGGCGTGCCGGCCGATCCGGAGCTGGCGCTGTCGGTGTACCACACGAGCAGCCGGCTGATCCAGGAGTCGCCGCGCCCGGTCGTGGTCGTGAGCAACGTGCTGGTCGACGTCAGCGACTTCGGCCGGAAGGTGCAGGAGGAGACCGGATACCCCTACGTCGCGGGTGGGATCGAACACGGCGTCGGCGCGCTGGGCGCGGCCGTGCGCTGGGCCGAACAGGCCCGCGAGGTTTCCTCCCGGGCGCCGGCACCGGTCACCGCGGTGCCCGAGCTGCCGGCCGGGCCCACCGGCACGTGGGTCGAGCACGAGGCGGCGGCTTTCCTGGCGCGTAACGGGATTCCCGTGGTGCCCGCCGAGCTCGCCGACGACGAGGACACCGCGGTCGAGGCCGCGGACCGGTTCGGCTATCCGGTGGTGCTCAAGGCCGTCGCCGACGGTCTTGGCCACAAGAGCGACATCGGCGGCGTCCGGCTCGGCCTGGCGAGCGAGCAGGACGTGCGGCAGGCGCACCGTGAGATCACCGCGTCGTTGCGGGCGATGGACGCGAAGGGGATCGGCACCCTCGTCCAGCCGCAGCGCTCGGGCGGGGTGGAGCTGCTCGTCGGCGTGGTGCGCGACGCGGCGTGGGGGCCGGTGCTGGCGGTCGGGCTCGGTGGCATCTGGGTGGAAGTGCTGCGGGACGCGGCACAACGACTGCTGCCCGTTAGCACCGCCGATGTCCGGTCAGCGCTCGGAGAATTGCGTGGTGCGGTCGTTTTGCGCGGGTCCAGAGGGCACGAACCGGCCGATTTGGACAGTGTCGCCGAGGTCGTCGCGCGGGTGGGCGAGCTTGCCCTCGCGCTGGGTGATCAGCTGGAATCGTTGGAGATCAACCCGTTGCTGGTGCGGGGTTCGCGGGTGGAGGCGTTGGACGCGCTCATCACGTGGCGCTGA
- a CDS encoding MFS transporter: protein MALTNTTIGVLLATIDSSIMLIAMPDIFRGIQLDPLLPENSFYLLWMILGYLVTSSVLVVSVGRLGDLFGRVRMYNLGFVIYTFASLMLTIDWMTGHAGAIWLLLWRIVQGVGGAFLVGNSGAILTDAFPPRQRGLALGINNVAGISGTFIGLVLGGLLAPINWRLVFLISVPCGVFGAVWAYRRLHDLSKRSGEPIDWLGNVTFAVGLILVMIGITHGIQPHGGHTMGWTSPVVVGCLAVGVALLVAFGVIETRVRFPMFRLPLFKIRAFTFGTLSTFLSALGRGGLMFMLIIWLQGIWLPLHGYSFESTPLWAGIHMLPLTVGFLAAGPVSGYLSDRFGARPFATAGMLAAAMTFVLLELLPIDFPYPAFAAILLLNGLAMGCFASPNRAAVMNSLPVSHRGAGGGMNSTFQNSAQVFSIGIFFSLMITGLAASLPSTLTSGLEAHHVPPAAAAAVAGSPPVSVLFAAFLGYNPMQHLLGNNVIAQLPPADAAALTGHSFFPNLIAGPFQAGLHIAFGFAIAACLIAAGASAFRGSRYVAAELETPVPSHEKAS from the coding sequence GTGGCGCTGACCAACACGACGATCGGCGTCCTGCTCGCCACGATCGACTCGTCGATCATGCTGATCGCGATGCCGGACATCTTCCGCGGCATCCAGCTCGATCCGCTGTTGCCGGAGAACAGCTTCTACCTGCTGTGGATGATCCTCGGCTACCTGGTCACCAGCAGCGTGCTGGTGGTGAGCGTCGGGCGGCTGGGTGACCTGTTCGGCCGGGTGCGGATGTACAACCTCGGGTTCGTCATCTACACCTTCGCCTCGCTCATGCTCACCATCGACTGGATGACCGGGCACGCGGGCGCGATCTGGCTGCTGCTGTGGCGGATCGTGCAGGGCGTGGGCGGGGCGTTCCTGGTCGGCAACTCCGGCGCGATCCTCACCGACGCGTTCCCGCCGCGGCAGCGCGGGCTCGCCCTCGGCATCAACAACGTCGCCGGCATCAGCGGCACGTTCATCGGGCTGGTGCTGGGCGGCCTGCTCGCGCCGATCAACTGGCGGCTGGTGTTCCTGATCTCCGTGCCGTGCGGGGTGTTCGGCGCGGTGTGGGCCTACCGGCGGCTGCACGACCTGTCGAAGCGCTCGGGCGAACCGATCGACTGGCTGGGCAACGTCACCTTCGCGGTCGGGCTGATCCTGGTGATGATCGGGATCACGCACGGGATCCAGCCGCACGGCGGGCACACGATGGGCTGGACGAGCCCGGTCGTCGTCGGCTGCCTCGCCGTGGGCGTGGCGCTGCTGGTGGCGTTCGGCGTGATCGAGACGCGGGTGCGGTTCCCGATGTTCCGGCTGCCGTTGTTCAAGATCCGGGCGTTCACGTTCGGCACGCTCTCGACCTTCCTGTCCGCGCTCGGCCGCGGTGGGCTGATGTTCATGCTGATCATCTGGTTGCAGGGGATCTGGCTGCCGCTGCACGGCTACAGCTTCGAGTCGACGCCGTTGTGGGCCGGGATCCACATGCTGCCGCTGACGGTCGGCTTCCTCGCGGCGGGCCCGGTTTCGGGATACCTGTCGGACCGGTTCGGCGCACGGCCGTTCGCGACCGCGGGCATGCTCGCCGCGGCGATGACGTTCGTGTTGCTGGAGCTGTTGCCGATCGACTTCCCGTATCCGGCCTTCGCGGCGATCCTGCTGCTGAACGGGCTCGCGATGGGGTGTTTCGCGTCGCCGAACCGGGCGGCGGTGATGAACAGCCTGCCGGTGAGCCACCGCGGCGCCGGGGGCGGGATGAACTCGACCTTCCAGAACTCGGCGCAGGTGTTCTCGATCGGCATCTTCTTCTCGTTGATGATCACCGGCCTGGCGGCGAGCCTGCCCTCGACGCTGACGAGTGGCCTGGAGGCGCACCACGTCCCGCCCGCGGCGGCCGCGGCGGTGGCGGGCAGCCCGCCGGTCTCGGTGCTGTTCGCGGCCTTCCTCGGCTACAACCCGATGCAGCACCTGTTGGGGAACAACGTGATCGCGCAGCTGCCACCCGCCGATGCGGCCGCGCTGACGGGGCATTCGTTCTTCCCGAACCTCATCGCGGGCCCGTTCCAGGCGGGGCTGCACATCGCGTTCGGCTTCGCCATCGCGGCGTGCCTGATCGCGGCGGGCGCGAGCGCCTTCCGGGGAAGCCGTTATGTGGCAGCGGAACTGGAGACGCCGGTGCCGTCCCACGAGAAGGCTTCCTGA